ACACCCGAAAGCCACATATTTTCTGTCCATCCAAAGGGCGGGCTGCAGGGTGATGTAGAACTGAGAGCTGTTGCTATGAGGACCCTGGTTGGCCATTCCCAGGATGCCCCTCCTACTGTGGGAGACTGCAAAGCTCTCATCTAGCAGAGATCCCACAGCCACATGTTAGTGTGGAGACAGTAAATAGACATGCATAGACATACATCCTAATACATTTCCCTATACTTACTTACTTTCCTTAATACATTTCCCTATGCATGTGTATTAATAATGTAGAGTAGCAACTTGATCTGTAAGGCCTGCGTCTGTACCTTCAAAAGTTGGCCCGTAGATTGACTCCCCTCCGTTGCCTTTGCCTGCTGCCGAAATATCTGCAATAGGGAAATATGACATCATcaagtggtgtgtgtgtactgacaAAGTAAATATTGATGTATGAAAACGTACCGATATGACAACAAACAGATACAGGATGGAATCAATGGCAAGTCAAATACAGTCCTGTATGTCCTTTTTTAtcaatgtaggcctatagggGTGACTTTCAGATAGAGGACCAGGTAGACCGTACCTCCTCCCTGTATCCAGCCGTTGGGCACCACACGATGGAACACAGAACCCTTGTAGGACAGCATTAAGTCACTCTGTGACAGGCCTGCCTCCCCTGTACACAGAGCCTGGAAGTTTTTACACGTCTTCGGACACAGCTCTGTGAACAGCTGGGGAGACAGAAGACCCATGCTGTCAATAAAACTCTGGGCCAACATCTTTACCCATTCAGGTCCAGTCAGATCAATGGTTACAAATGACACAGTCTCACCTCAAACAGTAATCTCCCAACCGATTCCCCTCTGATCGAAACGTCCATGTAAACAAACGTGTGCTGTGGTGGAAGCGAGAGAGGATGTCATGTTGTAGGTATGATGCCACTGTTATAAAGTAAGGTTTACTTTAGGGCCATTGGGCTTGCTATAGTAACTgcactgtctgtatgtctgtctgtctgtgtttcatgGTCTATGGTGTCACTCTATCCTAATCCTATGTAAGTGCAGTGTGTAGACTAGACTTGCCCCAGTGCTGTGGAGGTGTTTAGAGTAGTAGTCGTCAGCGAGGGCCAGGTATAGTGCATGTGGACGGATGAGTGTGAACTCCCACTGCTTCTCAGCCCAGCTGGTCAGGTCCTTCTCGTCGCCAAGGAGACAACCATTCACGAAACACATTAGGTTGCTGGAGAACTGCCACACCTCCCCTTTCAGCTCCTTGGTTTGAAAATGTTAAAGGATGCAGTTTAACTCAAcaattcataataataatattgttgACTAAtgcacaccacaccacagctcaTGCCATACATCACACTACTTTGCTAAGCATTATGCTGCATTTGAGTCTATTATTCATGAATGCAGCATTTAGAACTTATCAAATAAATATACTCAGAAAGTATACCCACTCTTTTCTTATTGGTTAGATACACATGCCAGTCACATTCGAGTAATGGACGAATTGTTGGATCCAAAAACAAGGGGGGAAACTTCTGTTTCAGTCCCTGTGTTGACAGAAAACATGATTTCGTGTGCTCAGTCAGTGCTCATGCTTGATagccttagctagctagctagctagccaggttGGTTTGCCAGAATATCGATATTTAAACTTGACTTTGAAGATGAAAGTTACCTCGGCAATGGTCGTAGCAATTTGAAAATTGTGTTCTTTCATCAAACCCACGATTTCCAGGTAAACTTCAGAAGTCATGGTGGTCTATTTCCATTGGCTGCATTATTCTTTTTTGACAGCCCAGTGGTGTTTGTAAACAAGACGTCTCCATGGTAACATTGCAGTCGCGCGCTAAAATGACGTTTATGTCGCATTTTGTTTTGTCTAGCCTGGGGACAGGTTGAGAAACTCTAGTAGTCTTTTTGGccaatggtgctttcaagacaacttggaACAAACAAAAAATGAGGTCAAATAATGACGCCTGTGATCTTAGTTCAGAAAGTCGGAGTTtcagacttggaattccgagtcaGATGACCTTTCAAAACgttttttcccagtcggagctcgttttttcccggATGTCGGAGATCTCcgatttcccagttcccagttgttgtTAACGCGGCATAAAATTCCACTTCCCTTCTTGTAGTGGCCTTGTGACGGAGTTGCTGATTGGTTGTTAAACATAGCATTATTCCCTTGACAACACGTGGAGTTTCGAAAATAGAAAGCTAAGACGTTTTGTGGTTGGAATTGCAGTaggtatttatactgaacaaaaatatcaacgcaacttgccacaatttcaacgattttactgagttacagttcatataaggaaatcagacaattgaaataaattcattaggccctaatctatggatttcacatgacttggcaggggcgcagcaatgggtgggcctgggagggcataggcccacccacttgggagcaaggcctagccaatcagaatgagtttttccccacaaaagggctttattacagacagaaatactcctcagtttcattagctgtccaggtggctggtctcagacgatcccgcagatgaagaagcaggatgtggaggtcctgggctggcgtggttgcatgtggtctgcgattgtgaggccggttactgtcaaattctctaaaacgacattgtaggctgcttatggtagagaaatgaacattcaattctctggcaacagctctggtggacattcctgcagtcagcatgccaattgcacactccctcaaaacttgtttaatcagcttcttgatatgccacacttgtcaggtggatatattatcttggcaaaggagaaatgctcactaactagggatgtacacaaatttgtgcacacaatttgagagaaataagctttttgtgcgtatggaacatttctgtgatcttttatttcagctcatgaaacatgggaccaacactttacatgttgcgtttatatttttgttcagtatatccaTCCTAGTAGGAGCAGTCCCcgataggaatgaatggaattctacattctacatttcaattaaatgtttaaaggacaaaattacatttatttacagtaagtatttttttgttgtagtggggacagtaacattagtgcTCTCTAAAAAAattactttaaggaaaatgtttttatatttttcatgttTAGCTCACATTATATAATTTAAGAGTATTCATTAAGGTGACTGTAATTGAATACACGTGTCAAAaccgaatgtagacattaataaacgCATTTCTATTGCCTCctaaatatttttttacaattgAGGAGTACCAAGATGGCTGCACGAATGCTTCAatacagcgccccctgtcagtcatccagggtttatacacatcattgCTTTTGAGAGACTGGTTTTGTCTGGACAGTGGACAAACAAAATACGGTTGCATACCAATGTGATCTGTGGAGGAAAACAGTTCCAATATTTGCATAATTGTTGTGATCGGATGATAGCTGTGAGGGTTATCGAATCAGGATCAAATCCTCTGTTCTCCTCGAGCTCATTAATGATAgaatcaaagacagtacagtatggtttagaaactgtGATCAAATGTTCATATTTGAAGATGGCAGAAAGGACAGTCTGTTTAGCAGGACAAGGAGTGGCGATGAGtggaatgatagctaaacagactggtacccagactacaGGTTCTCATAAAAATGAATAAATTAtgtagaattaggaattagaatactagaatggacattaacctTCTTATCAACGAATAAAGGTCagctgtttacatatattttagaggctatttatacagaacatttgtataaaacctgtataaactgtatttataattatatgactattttaggttgacaataattctattaccCAATTTCTAATatatcacatgccttacttttatcttcctgcataagtaaaatcaagagtatgcctctactgccattcattccaattagactggtttggatttatCCCTgcccaatatggctgccatttattccattctggaactttgagggtttatgacatagtaatttaataggatctctatatcaatatcaaataatttctgggtaacaatgaagtatcttactgtgattgttttcaattaaaatgtttgaaaataaacaaaaatagctttttagcaaagagcaatttctcatgcaagaattttgctaggactggagtggtctgagtggggagggggaaactgaaaactagctattattggcagagaggtttggaacgctcTGTCTTATTGGtctatagagggcttgcagttgaCATAAAAAACCTCCTGGCGGCCATGTTGGAAAGCACCGCGTTAATTCTTCAGACAACAACAGCTGAGTGGCTACCCCAAACTGCATGATAACCGTGCCTAAAACTATTTGATTCATCACCACGGTCATTTTCTGTAGAGTATGTGGCTGCTCTAATAAGGCAGGAAAGACAACaggaaaaaaatatgtttacagATTCCCCACAATCATGAAACACCATTGGTGAAACTAATGTAAGACTCAAGACCTGTCAGAAAAGCGAAGAAAACTTTTTGCCTGTCAAGACCTGAACCCAAACAGCTGTCAGTAACGGGTCTGCTAAGATCATTTAATCACTGGTAAGTCAAGTCTGATCGATTTCGAGTTTAGTTTAGCTGTTATGCTAACCAAgtgttaacaacaacaacactaagttagccaaaattagctagctagatagcttgtaGTCTTATGAGTAGATTGGATGGTGATAATTTGGGCTATTAAtaattgttgaagcacctttggcagcgattacagcctcgagtcttcttgggtatgacgctacaagtttggcacgcctgtatttggagagtttctcccattcttctctgcagatcctctcaagctctgtcaggttggatggggagctttgctgcacagctattttcaggtctctccagagatgttcgattgggttcaagtccgggctctggctaggcgaCTGAAGGACATTCAAAGCCActcttggctgtttgcttagggtcgttgtcccgttggaaggtgaaccttcgccccagtctgaggtcctgaacgctctggagcaggttttcatcaaggatctctctgtactttgctccgttcatctttgcctcgatcctgactaatctcccagtccctgccgctgagaaacatccccacagggatggtgccaggtttcctccagaggtgacacttgtcattcaggccaaagagttcaatcttggtttcatcagaccagagaatcttgtttctcatggtctgagagtcctttagtgccttttggcaaactccaagcgggctgtcatgtgactttttactgaggagtggcttccgtctggccactctaccataaaggcctgattggtggagtgttgcagagatggttgtccttctggaaggttctcccatctccacagaggaactctggatgtctgtcagagtgaccatcaggttcttgatcacctccctgaccttctccccgattgctcagtttggccgggcggccagccctaggaagagtcttggtggttccaaacttcttccatttaagaatgatggaggacactgtgtttttggggacctcaatgctgcagacatattttggtacccttccccagttctgtgcctcgacacaatcctgtctcggagctctacggacaattccttcgacctcatgtcttggtttttgctctgacatgcactgtcaactgtgggaccttatattgacaggtgtgtgcctttccaaatcatgtccaatcaaatcaagttgtagaaacatctcaaggatgatcaatggaaacaatatgcacctgagctcaatttcgagtctcatagcaaagggtctgaatactgttgtaaatacgttttttttgtttatttgccaacatttctaaaaacctgttttcgctttgtcattatggggtattttgtgtagattgagggaaaaattaatttaatcaattttagaataagtctgtaacataacaaaatatggaaaaagggaaggggtctgaatactttctgaatgcactgtatgctccggatcgcttgtggacttcaatgcacaacacatcagctgtatgtgaccaggcgaaaaaacctttctaaGCCAAATCGCTTCACACAACCTACATCGTtctcaccatattagctaaagtaacgtcatagttagcatagataatataactaacgcgttagtaaacacGCTACAATCATGaagttacagtgtacagtcagtaagcagttacaccagcggtccccggtggcaataaatgagtaaaaccaaaagcttaccttgacctTGCAGAGTACCAGTGTTGTtagaaagtcatagccagctagctaacatagtatccctttgtttgagcagggtgtttcagtaggctaaactagctagctgcatttactAGCTAAGtatgtgaaagtgaaaaaaagtacactctctctctatttctctcttgcttctccttcattttggaagaaattaatttgttaaaaactgttcaactattctctttctctctctttgagtcaactactcaccacattttatgcagtgcagtgctagctagctgtagctttcagtactagattaattatctgatcctttgattgggtggacaacatgccagttcatgctgcaacctcctccggaagttgtcataattactgtgtaagtctatggaagggggtgagaaccatgagcctcctaggttttgtattgaagtcaatgtacccagaggaggatggaagctagctgtcctccggtacaccatggtgctaccctacagagtgctgttgaggctactgtagaccttctttgcaaaatagtgtgttttaatcaattatttggtgatgtgattatatttagtatagttttatctaaaaaggataactttttaaatgttttaccatttttatttttatgaaattcactgaggaggatggtccccttcctcctctgaggagcctccactgatttactaacttgaataggttctcccactgCCTCTGTTTTCTGGGTCcttagaaaaacaaaataatgggCAATCTTCCTGAAGTTTCCGGTGGTAGCAAAACGCAGCCAGCCATGTGGACGATTGGAGGACTTTCAACAAACTGAGTTTGTTCTTCCAACATGGCGCTTGGTGCGGTTGCTAGGTGATTTGTGATgcaactgcaagccctctattCACAAATTTTCAGCCTGGtgttgtcaccaggcaggccaaaactccatcccaccaaacaggctgaaatttcaggcggtcttttcaaacggctcttacactaaaagggcattatcatcatatTCACAATTTCAAAGTATTATTCCAAcaaagtgtggaaatatatatttatatatatatataaaaacacaggaaaatcacatttctgACTGCACTGGGTCTTTAATATGTACTAAGAAAACCCCACTGACTTTCAACTTACAAATGGTGAACTAacaaaatgtatttggttaaacaATAAAGAAACACTTAGAAATATGTTCATAGCAGTTTAAAAGGACTGCAATTCTAATTTCACCCTTCCATATAGCAACAGTACAATGCACCCTGTGAAATACTGAGAGCTCATCATTTCAGTGAACAGTTACAGACAATATTTCACAAGTCGTGAGGTACTATAGCACCCCAGCAGCAGCCCCTGTGGACTCTCCAAAGGCCAGAAACCTGTGCAGCTTAAATTCAAAGTCTATGGGCTGCTCCTGAGGAGCTCTGTActtcttggtcatagtggagccCAGGTAGGAGATAAGCTCACAATTCTCCTCAAATGACGCCAGCTTCTTCTTGTATTTCTGGCGGATGTAGTCAGAGTTCCTGGGGTTGAAGGCTGAGGaacggagagagggatgaagggaaTAAGGAGGGAGCACAGGATGAAAGAATGGACAAGCAAGATAATGCAGTCAAATTATAACCCGAGACCAATGCACTGCAAAGATAGCATGACCAGTGGCCGTGTGACATTGTGATGATGACATAAACTTGGGTGTGTGAAGAGCCCTAAGGCTTCTCTCAGGGATTTTTGCATACCTTTCAAATAAAAGGCCAGATAATGGAGAGCCGATCTCTTCACACTGAGGTAGGGAAACTTTGGTTTGAGACACCCGACGGCCGTCAGAGCTTTAATGACAGATCTTGCCACGCCCTGATATGGAACACAAAACCTCTGGtcaacatacagtatgtcacaTGCACTGTAGTGTAAACACACTTCAGCAATTTTTATTCAGATTAAGTCACTCCAGTAATTACATCCAGAGTGCCTCCCGGTGTGTTTGAGCCTCAGTCTCACCTGTTCCATGTAGCCTAGCATGGGCAGGGAGGTGAGCTGCACAGGCTCACTCATTGGAGGCAGCTTGTCGGGCAGCTTCTGGTTCCAATAGGTCTCAGGTAACCTGAGAGGAGGAGCAAGGAGTTGGTGGAAGAGAATTGGTTTGGCTTCCTAACAATATTCAAATTGACAGTTTGAGATCACACCAGGTTCATTGTATCAGTCCATTACTGACCTCAGAAACCTGTCCTGTTTCTGTTTATTCTCGAAAATGTAGATTCGTTGCCGATATTCCACGGAGAACTCCACGCTTCCACGAACCAGGGCCTCATACCTGAGGAGAGTTTCAAACTAAAATCAATACATCTCAATGGCACTAACATGAAACGGAATTAACTGAGAACCTATAGCAAGCAGCCTGTCTGGGAGGTGGGTTGAGAGCATCAATcacaacaggtctgtgagagcaagtTTGCTCTGATTGTCAAGGTGCTGtgtataggtgtggtgtggaatcaggcgcaggcagcagagggtaagtccaacaagactttacttagcacaaaataatccacaacagcccggaggcaaaaagacgcacacaggcgtaatgcaagcgcacacaaaggtgcgtaaatctctcctaacAACAAGGAGGAAACTACGGAAAAATAGCGTACCGTAacaggtagcgcaaccacgacacgaacaatcacacacaacacaaacctaacaacaaggaaactaaatagggtgctaaacgagacctaacacaaaacaggtgtgactaacagacaaaaccaaacaaacacgaaacatcgagcggtggcagctagaactccggagacgacgaccggcgaaacctgcccgaacaaggaggaggagccgcctcggccgaaaccgtgacagtaccccccccttgacgcgcggctggaggacgaccagggggacgcggagcagggcgcgcaggatgaccacgatggaattcggtcatcagggacgaatccagaatgtccctccttggcacccagcaccgctcctccggaccgtacccctcccactccacgagatattggagaccccccatccgggcgtctcgaatccaggatggtccgaaccgtgtacgccggagccccccgatgtccaacggggcggaggagtctcctcaatctcaaagtcctggagtggaccagctaccaccggcctgaggagagacacatggaacgaggggttaatattcttgtaatcaataggtagttctaacctgtaactcacctcgttcaatctcctcaggactttaaaaaggccccacaaaccgccgacccagcttccggcagggcaggcggaggggcaggtttctggttgagagccagactcgatctccaggtgcgtacactggcccctcactgcggtgtaggtcggcgctcgtcttctgtcgacgtatggcacgctgcagatggacgtgtgcagcgtccccacgtctcctccgagcgccgcacccactcatccacagcgggggcctcgatctggctctcatgccatggtgccagaaccggctggtaccctaatacacactgaaaaggggttagttgggtggaggagtggcggagagagttctgtgccatctcggcccagggcacatatctcgcccactcctccggccggccctgacaatatgacctcagaaacctacccacatcctggttgactcgttcaacctgcccattactctccgggtggtaacccgaggtaagggctcaccgagacccccaaacgttccataaatgctctccagactctggaggtaaactgggggcctcgatcggacactatatcctcgggcaccccgtaatgccggaagacgtgagtaaatagagcctcagcggtctgtagggccgtagggaagacccggcaggggaaggagacgacaggccttcgagaaccgatccacaacgaccaggatggtggtattcccctgggaggagggaagatcggtaacaaaatccaccgagaggtgagaccagggtcgttgtggaacgggcaggggctgtaatttacccctgggcaagtgtctgggcgccttacactgggcacatactgagcaggaggagacataaaccctcacatccctggctaacgttggccaccagtacttcagtactaaggcagtgcaccgtccggccaatacccggatgtccagaggaggggacgtgtgagcccaataaatcagccgatccccggacctcgagcgggacgtacacccgacccaccggacactggggaggactaggttcggtgcgtaacgcccgctcgatctccgcatcgacctcccacaccaccggtgccaccagacaagactccggtagtatgggaatggactccacgcacctctcctccgtgtcataccgacgggacagagcatctgccttcccgttctgggacccagggatgtaagtgatcttgaacacaaaccgggcgagaaacatagtccatcgagcctggcgaggattcagtctcctagctgcccgaatgtactccaggttacgatggtcggtcagaatgaggaaagggtgctgagccccctcaagccaatgcctccacacctttagggcctgtactacggctaacagctccctgtcccctacgtcataattccgctccgccggactgagcttcttagaataaaaagcacaggggcggagcttaggtggtgtaccggatcgttgagaaagaactgccccgataccggcctcagacgcgtccacctcaacttggaagggtaaagtgggatccgggtgcgccaacaccggggccgaggtaaacaggtccttcagtctcccaaaggccctgtccgcctcagctgaccactgcaagcgcaccggaccccccttcagcagagacgttatgggagctgccacctgtccaaaaccccggataaacctccggtagtaattcgcaaaacccaagaaccgctgcacctctttaaccgtagttggggtttgccaattacgcacggcggacactcggtccacctccattctcacccccgacgcagacaactggtaacccaaaaaggaaactgactcctggaagaacagacatttctcagctttgacatacaggtcatgctccaacagtctcctcaataccctgcgcaccagggctacatgcctcggcccgagtagcactgtacacaagaatatcatctatgtacaccactactccctgcgcctgcatgtcccggaaaagtttgtctacaaacgattggaagactgatggagcattcattaacccatatggcatgacgagatactcgtaatggccggatgtagtactaaatgctgtcttccactcatcgccctccctaatgcgcaccaagttatatgcgctcctgagatccaattttgtgaagaaccttgccccgtgtaaggactccgtcatggtcccaatcagaggaagtggatagctgtacttcaccgtcacctgattgagacccgcggtaatcaatacacggacgcaaccctccatcctttttcttcacaaaaagaagctcgaggacgcgggagaagtggaggcccgtatgtatccctgtctcagagactcggcaatgtaagtctccattgcccttttctcctcctgtgacaaaggatacacatggctccgcggaagagctgctcctgtctggaggtctatcgcacaatccccttgtctatgaggtggcaactgtgccgctctggtcttactgaacacgagcgccaaatcctcatactcaggaggaatgtgcagtgctggcatctggttcggactctccaccgaggtcgcccctacggaaacacccagacataacccctcacactgagcagaccaccctttaagagctttctctcgccacaaaatagtaggatcatgggttatcaaccagggaagccccagtaccaccggatacgcaggagagtcgataagatagagttgaatcgtctcctcatgacccccctgcgtcctcatcctaagtggcgctgtgacctccccaatcaccccagatcctaacggacgactatctagggcatgtacaggaaagggtttgtcgactggaaggaggggaatccctaacttaatacagaatctccggtctacaaaattcccagctgcgcctgaatcgactagcaccttatgctgggaccgaggtgcaacctgtgggaaacaaacaggtaaggtaatgtgaacgacagaaagctctgggtaagtagggcgcctactcacctgggtggactcccCCACTGTACGACCGgctctctccctcaccagg
This window of the Coregonus clupeaformis isolate EN_2021a chromosome 33, ASM2061545v1, whole genome shotgun sequence genome carries:
- the ppil6 gene encoding probable inactive peptidyl-prolyl cis-trans isomerase-like 6 isoform X1, yielding MTSEVYLEIVGLMKEHNFQIATTIAEGLKQKFPPLFLDPTIRPLLECDWHVYLTNKKRELKGEVWQFSSNLMCFVNGCLLGDEKDLTSWAEKQWEFTLIRPHALYLALADDYYSKHLHSTGHTFVYMDVSIRGESVGRLLFELFTELCPKTCKNFQALCTGEAGLSQSDLMLSYKGSVFHRVVPNGWIQGGDISAAGKGNGGESIYGPTFEDESFAVSHSRRGILGMANQGPHSNSSQFYITLQPALWMDRKYVAFGQVVEGTEVLRRLEDVPTYNERPKQDCKVADSGVFEP
- the ppil6 gene encoding probable inactive peptidyl-prolyl cis-trans isomerase-like 6 isoform X2; the encoded protein is MTSEVYLEIVGLMKEHNFQIATTIAEELKGEVWQFSSNLMCFVNGCLLGDEKDLTSWAEKQWEFTLIRPHALYLALADDYYSKHLHSTGHTFVYMDVSIRGESVGRLLFELFTELCPKTCKNFQALCTGEAGLSQSDLMLSYKGSVFHRVVPNGWIQGGDISAAGKGNGGESIYGPTFEDESFAVSHSRRGILGMANQGPHSNSSQFYITLQPALWMDRKYVAFGQVVEGTEVLRRLEDVPTYNERPKQDCKVADSGVFEP
- the ppil6 gene encoding probable inactive peptidyl-prolyl cis-trans isomerase-like 6 isoform X3 — translated: MTSEVYLEIVGLMKEHNFQIATTIAEGLKQKFPPLFLDPTIRPLLECDWHVYLTNKKRELKGEVWQFSSNLMCFVNGCLLGDEKDLTSWAEKQWEFTLIRPHALYLALADDYYSKHLHSTGHTFVYMDVSIRGESVGRLLFELFTELCPKTCKNFQALCTGEAGLSQSDLMLSYKGSVFHRVVPNGWIQGGDISAAGKGNGGESIYGPTFEDESFAVSHSRRGILGMANQGPHSNSSQFYITLQPALWMDRKYVAFGCSSG